The genomic window CCAGTTCCGGGAACCGCGACTTCAGCGCGCGGATCGCCCGCTGTGCCAGGCCGTCCTCGGCCCACGCCGCAGCGGCGTCCAGCGATTTCTGCGAGGCGTCGATCACCGGGAACAGGTCGATCACCGGGATGCCCAGTTCCAGCGCTTCCTCGGCCACCTTCAGCAGTTCTTCGATCGACAGCCGCTCCACCCCCGGCATCGAGGGTACGGCCACGCGCCCGGCCGGTTCGTGCACGAACACCGGATAGATCAGGTCGTCGGTGGTGAGCGTGTTCTCGCGCATCAGGCGGCGCGAGAACTCGTCATGGCGCATGCGCCGCGGGCGGTAATGGGGATGAGGCATGGCAGGCTCCGGAGAGTGGCTATTGCAGCAGGTAGCCCTGGGGCAGCAGGGGTTCGGGCAGGGGGCGTTCGCCGAGCGCATCGAGCTGGTCGATCTCGATCGTACGCACCATTGCATCCAGGGGCAGGTCGTTCGGCTCCAGGCCGAACGGGTCTTCCATTTCCTCGCCCAGCTGGTCCAGGCCGAAGAAGGCGTAGGCCAGCACCGCCGACAGCACCGGCGTGCCCCAGCCCAGCGAACTGGCCAGGCCGAATGGCAGCAGCACGCAGAACATCCACGCGCAGCGGTGCAGCAGCAGGGTGTAGGCGAACGGCAGCGGCGTGCTGAGGATGCGCTCGCAACCGGCCTGGATGGAGGACATCGCGTGCAGGCGGTCTTCCAGCTGGGTATAGAGGATCGGCTCCAGCTCGCCGGCCCGCAGCGCCTGGGCCAGTTCGGCGGCGATCATCGCCAGCAGCGCGTCGGGCACGTTCTCGCGCGTGCCCAGCTGCTCGCGCTGGGCCTCGTCCAGCCACGGCAGCGCCACCAGGGCGACGATGCGCCCGCGCAGACGTGCGGCCAGTGCGTGGGCGAAGGCGGTGGTCAGGTAGGCGATGCGGCGGCGGCGGCCACTGTCATCGGCCAGCAGCAGGTGCACCTGCCGGGCCAGCGAACGCGATTCGAAGATCAGCTGGCCCCACAGCTTGCGGCCTTCCCACCAGCGCTCGTAGCAGGCGCTGTTGCGGAAGCTGAGGAAGATCGACAGGACCAGACCGAGCAGCGTGAACGGCGTGACCGAGACACGCTCGATGCCGACCGGCGGCGCCAGTTCCACCACCGCGGCCACCGCGATGGACAGGACCAGGATGGCCAGCACCTTCGGCGCGATCGCCGGAACGATGGAGCCACGCAGGATGTACAGCAGTTGCCAGCCGTGGGGACGGGAACGAATGATCATGGGAGCAGCCGCGGGGGCGCGGTTTCACAGGCACGCGGGGGGCTCGCGCAGCCGCTCATTGTACTCCCCGGCCCGGCGGGCAGCCGTGGCCCTGCGACGCCCGGTCGCACCCTGGGGGCTCAGACCACGCCGCCGCCCAGGCCCAGGCGGACGATCCCGACCACCACCACGATGCCGTTCAGGACCAGACCGGTCCAGGCCCTGCCGCGCTTGCTGGGGTGGGTGAACAGGATGCCCAGCGCGGCGATGATCGCGCCGACCGCAGCGAAGGGAATCAGGAACCAGTTGCCCCACCCCAGCAGCGGTATCAGCGCCAGGATCATCCACAACAGCGCCAGTACCCCCCACAACAGACTGATCACACCCATGCCCGGCTCCCGTGGTTGCTCCGGTTCACCATAGCCCTTCCGGGCGGCCGCGCCTACCGTCATTGCCATCAGCCTCACCGGCCCCGTGCTAGCGTGCGGCCATGGCTCGCGCGCCGGTGTTGGCGCCGATTCAGAGTGGCCGGCCGATGATCCGATCCAGTCCTACAGGGGTACACGCCATGAACATCCGTTGGGTCGCCTTGGCGGCCATGCTGCTGGCCGCCGCCGGTTGTGCCAGCACCTCCAAGGTCATGCTCGGCCGCGCCCGGGCGCCGATCGATCCGGCCCAGGTGCAGATCTATTCGACGCCGCCGGCCGGTTCGCAGGAAATCGCACAGCTGGAATCGTCCTCGGCCGTGGGCTTCGGCACGCAGGGCCAGACCGACGCCGCCGTGGCCCGCCTGAAGCGCGAAGCCGCTGCGCTCGGCGCCAACGGCGTGATACTGATGGGCGTGGGCAGCAGCGGCTCGCCGGTGGGCATGTCCGTCGGTGCCGGCAGCTACGGTTCGCACGTGGGCGGTGGCGTCGGTATCGGCATTCCGACCACGCAGAAGCGCGCGGCCGGCGTGGCGATCTGGGTGCCGAACCCGCAGGCGCCGGCGCGCTTGCCGACGCAGACCATCACCCCGGAACCGCAGCGCTGACGCCACCGCGTCGACGCCGGTAGCGCCGGGCCAGGCCCGGCGGCGTTTCCGCTGCGCTCGCCGGGCATGGCCCGGCGCTACCGCTTACTTCGTCCGGTACTTCGGCACGAACTGCTGCTGCACCGCTTCGGCCAGCTGATCCGGCGGCAGCAGGCCCTGGTCGAGCAGGAAGTTGTTGAACGCCAGGCGGTCGAACTTCGCGCCCAGCGCAAGCTCGGTCTGCATGCGCAGTTCCAGGATGCGGGTGTAGCCGTAGAAGTAGCTGCCCGCCTGGCCCGGCATGCGCACCATGTAGCGGTCCAGTTCCTGGGTGGCCATCGCCTTGGACAGGCCGACCTGCTCGATCAGCACGCGCTCGGCATTGGCGCGGTCGGTCAGGCCCAGGTTGAGCATCGGGTCGAGCATCGCGCGGGCGGCACGCAGCAGGCGGAACTGCAGAGCGATCATCTGCCCGTCCAGCGGCTCGTACGGCACCATCTCGGCTTCGGCATACAGCGCCCAGCCTTCCACGTTCACCGAATTGAACGCGAACATGGTGCGCGCCAGCGATACCCCACGCTCGACCATCGCGGTGAACTGCAGCTCATGGCCGGGGCGGCCTTCGTGCGCGCTCAGCGTCCACGCTGCGGCACCGAAGTTGAAATCATCGTACTGCGCGCCCGGGCCAGCGGCCGGGTTGCCCAACGGCAGCACGAAGGTGCCCTGCTGCCCGGTATTGTTGACCAGCGGTGCCGGCAGGAAGTGCGGGGCCGGGCTGGCCGCGCTTTCCGCCGCCGAGCCCAGGCGCATCTGCATGGCGCGCTTGGGCACATCGACGATGCCGTGTTCGCGGATCAGCGGATCGATGGCGTCGATGACCTTGCGGTAGTGGCCTTCCAGATGATCGTCGGCGATCTTGTCGGCCTTCAGCGCGCGGATCACCGCCACCGGGTCGCTCGGGTCAGCCACCTTCAGGCCCTTGTCCTTGGCCACCAGCGGCGCCAGCTGCTGCATCGCCGAGCGGGTCTCCATGAATTCCAGCTGCGCGCGCTGCATCAGCAGCTTCGGATCGATGTCGATACCGACCTGCTTCAGCTGGTACGCATACAGCGGCGCCGGCAGGCGCGCATCGGCGCGTGCCTTGGGCAGCACCTCCTTGCGCGTCCACGCGGCGTAGTCCTTCATCTGCCCGGCCAGGGTCTTCATCGCCTCGTCGGCACCAGCGATCTGGTACTTCTTCAGCAGTGACTCGATGCCGGTGATGTAGGTCTCGACGTTGTCCAGCGACTGCTGCACTTCGATCGTGGTCGGCTGCAGCAGCGTGCTGTCCTTCAGGCGTTCTTCGTAACGCTGGCGGGCCAGCGTGGTGAAGGCGGTGCCGCCCGGCTGCAGGCCCGCGTACGCCTTGAGGCGATCGAGCGCCTTGGCCCGGCGCTCGACCGGCACCTGGTCGGACAGCAGCAGGTTGAGGCCGCTGAACACCGTCTGCGGCGCGTCGCTCCACGGCAGCAGGTACTTCTCGTTGAGCTCACTGCCTTCGATGTCCTGGCTGGCGGCGTGGATCATGATCGCCAGGTCCTGGCGGACGTTGGGATCCTTCTCGGTGGCCAGCTTGGCCTTCAGCTCGTCACGGGCCTTGGCCATGGCGGCGCGGTAGCGCGCATCATTGTCCGGGCCGAGGTCGGCCACCTTGTCGTCATAGCCGGGCACGCCGAAGAAGCCGGTCTCCTCTGGCTGGAACGGCCCCTGCGCATCGAGCAGGATCTGCGCCAGCGCGTTGCTGCGCGCCACCCAGGCCGGGCTGGCCGGGGTAGCGGCCTTGGCGGCGGGTGCGGCCAGGGCCGACGGAGCGGACAGCAGCGGGGCGGCACTCAGGGCCAGGGCAACGGCCAGCGCGATGGGCTTCATGGGACACTCCAGCAAAGGGTTGCCCGCAACTTACGCGGTTGGGGCGATGGCGACAATCGGCTGGAGGTCATGGCAGCTGGCAACGCGGCCGGGCGTAGCGCCGCGTGATCGGCAGTCACAACGCGGCGGTCAGTGCACACTCGCCGCGTTCACGGCAGGCCTGCAACTCGCATTCTTCCGCGGCCTCGGCATCGTCCAGCGCGCTCAGGTCGAAGGTCTGCTTGTCATCGCCCAGCACGTACATCACCGGGTAGTCCCACACCCCATCGGAGCGGGTGCCCTTCACGAACAGGCGCCCCTGCGCGTGGGGCCCTTGCAGTGCCACGGTCAGGCCGACATCGCGCTCGCCGTTGATCGCGGTCTGCATGCTGCCCAACGGCAGCGCGCCCGCGTGCAGGGGTTCACCGAACGCCTGCACCAGTTCAACGCTGCAGCCGGCGCGACGCATCGCCTCGCGCATCGGCGGGCTGTCATGCGCGGCTTCGGTCCAGCGCAACACGCTCCAGGCGATCGCTCCCCCCAGCGCGCCCAGGAACAGCACCACGGCCACCGGCATCGCCCAGCGCCAATGACGGCACCACCAGCCCGGGGCGGCGGCGGCAGGGGTAGGAAGCGGCGGTGGCAGGGTCATCGGCGGGCTCCTTCCCGGCAGGCGGTCACGGTTTCAGGCAACGACCCAGGAACGCTTCGGCAACGCGGTAGCGATGCAGCGCATCGGCACCGGACAGGCCGTGCTTGGCACCCGGATAGGTCATCAGTTCGAACGGCTGGCCGCGCTTCTGCAGCGCGCTCATCAGGCTGGTCGAATTGGAGAACAGCACGTTGTCATCGGCCATGCCGTGGATCAGCAGCAGCGGCGAGCGCAGGCCCTCGATGTGGGTCAGCACGCGCGCTTCGCGGTAGCCGGCGTCGTTGCGCTTGGGCAGGTCCATGTAGCGTTCGGTGTAGTGGCTGTCATACAGGCCCCAGTCGGTCACCGGCGCACCGGCCACGCCACAGGCGTACTGGTCGGACGCCTTGGCCAGCAGCATCAGGGTCATGTAGCCACCGTTGGACCAGCCCTGCACGCCGATGCGCGCCGGGTCCACCCACGGCTGCTGCTTCAGCCACGCCACGCCGCGCAGCTGGTCGTCCACTTCCACCGTACCCTGCCTGCCGTACAGCGCGCCGCCGAAATCACGGCCGCGGCGCGGGGTTCCGCGGTTGTCCAGCGAGAACACCACGTAGCCGTGCTGCGCCAGGTACTGGTTGAACAGGTGGTCGCCACGGCCGGGCCAGCTGTCAGTGACGGTCTGGCTGGCCGGGCCGCCGTACACATACACCGCCACCGGGTAGCGCTTGGCCGGATCGAAGCCGTCCGGCTTGATCACGCTGTAGTTCAGCGGTGTCTTGCCGTCGGCGGCGGTGAGCGTGCCGAACTCGACCGGGCGCTGTGCGTCGCGGTAGCGCGCATACGGATGCTTCGGATCGGCCAGGTCGTTCTCCAGCAGCGTGGCGATCTTCTCGCCATTGGCACGGAACAGCTCGATCTGCGGCGGCGTGGTGCTGTTGGACCAGGTGTCGACATATACGCTGGCGTTGCGCGCAAAGCTGGCGCTGTGCATGCCCGGCGCCCTGGACAGGCGCTGCGGCTGCCCGCCCTGCAGCGATACCGCGTAGATCTGGCTTTCGCGCGCCGAGTCGATGCCGGCGCGGAAATAGACCTTGCCGGCCTTTTCATCGACCGCCAGCAGTTCATCCACCGACCAGTTGCCGTGGGTCAGCGCGGTGGTCTTGCCGGTGCTGTCGATGCGGTACAGGTGCTCGAATCCGCTGCGCTCGGATGACCACAGCACGCTGCCATCGTCGAGGAAGCGCAGGCTGTTGTGCAGCGGCACCCAGGTCGGGCTGGTCTCGCGCACCAGCACGCGCTGGGTGTTGCCCGCGAGCGCGACTTCGACCAGATCCAGCTGCTTCTGGTCGCGCGACTGGCGCTGGAACCCCAGGTGCTGCGCATCGCGCCAGTCGACCCGGGCCAGGTAGATGTCCTGCTGCTCGCCCAGGTCGATCCAGCGTGGCTGCGCATCGGCGGTCGGCGTGATCACGCCCAGCTGCACGCGCACGTTGGCATCGCCGGCAGCCGGGTAACGCTGCTCGATCACGTCGGTGCGGTCGGCGTAGACCTCGTAGCGCTTCTGCACCGGCACCGGGCTTTCATCGATACGCGCGAAGGCGATGGCCGAATCATCCGGCGCCCACCAGTAACCGGTGTGGCGGTCCATCTCCTCGTCGGCGACAAACTCGGCCACGCCATTGCCGATGGTGCTGCTGCCATCGCGGGTCAGCTGCAGCTGCCTGCCGCTGGCCAGGTCGATCACCCACAGGTTGCGGCCGCGGATGAAGCTGACGAAGCCGCCCTTGGGCGACAGCTTGGCATCGGTGGCGAAGCCTTCGCCGTGGGTCAGCTGGCGCACCGCCGCCTGGCCCTGCTGCTTGAGGTCGTACAGGTACAGTTCGCCGCCCAACGGGAACAGCAGGCGCTGTGCATCCGGTGACCACTGGTAATCGACGATGCCGGTCATCGCGGCGATGCGCTGGCGCTCGCGGCGCGCCTTCTCTTCGTCGCTGAGGGTTTCGGTACCGGGCAGCACGACCTTGGAATCCACCAGCAGCCGGGTCTGGCCGCTGCCGATGTCGTAGGTCCACAGATCCAGCTGGTTGCGGTCGCTGTCCTTGCCCCGCAGGAAGGTCACCCGCGAACCGTCGGGGGCCACCTTGGGCTTCATCAGGGTCGGGCCGGACAGCGGCAACGGGCCGGTGATGGCTTCCAGGGTCAGCTTTTCGGCGTGGGCGGCGGTACTGGTGGCGAGCATGAGGGCGAGCGAAGCGAACAGGTGGCGCATGGAAGATCCCGGCAAACGGCAGGTCCGCTCCCGCGCACAGCGCGGGGCGGTCGTCCCCCATCCTAACCAAGCCGGTGGGCGAAGGCAGCATGACCTTCTGCCCATACGGTGGCCCGGCGCTGGCGGAGCCGGGACGGGTAGCGCCGGCCCATGCCCGGCGAGCGCAGCGGCCTGTGCAGGCTCCTCAACGCTTCCCGAACAGGTGCTTGCGCTCTTCGTCGCTGAGCGGCTTGCCGGCGTTCGGGTTCACCTGCGCACGCAGTGCATAGGCGCGCTGGGTGGCCGGGCGTGCAGCGATGCTGTCATGCCAGCGCTTCAGGTTCGGGAAGGCGGCGAAGTCCGCCGGCAGCGTGTCGTAGGCGCCGATCCACGGGTAGCTGGCCATGTCGGCGATGGAGTAATCGTCACCGGCCAGGAAGGCATGCTGGGCCAGGCGCTTGTCCATCACCCCGTGCAGGCGCTGTACTTCATTGCCGTAGCGCTCGATCGCATAAGGGATCTTCTCCGGCGCATAGACGTTGAAATGGCCCATCTGGCCGCTCATCGGGCCCAGCCCGCCCATCTGCCAGAACAGCCACTCCAGAGTGGCCACGCGGCCACGCGGGTCGGCCGGCAGGAAGCGCCCGGTCTTCTCGGCCAGGTACAGCAGGATCGCACCGGACTCGAACACGCTCAGCGGGGCGCCGCCGCCGGCCGGCGCCTGGTCGACGATGGCCGGCATCTTGTTGTTGGGCGAGATCGCCAGGAAATCGGGCTTGAACTGGTCGCCCGAGCCGATGTTGACCGGGTGGATGCGGTACTCCAGGCCGGCCTCCTCCAGCATCAGGGTGACTTTGTGGCCGTTCGGGGTAGGCCAGTAATACAGGTCGATCATGGCGGCGGCTCGGGGTACGGAAAGGAACCTGGAGTCTAGTGCGTGAGTTGGCTTGGCACCGTCATGGCGGGCCGGTAACCTCGCCTCTCCCCCGAAACGCAGCATCCTCCGCATGAGTGCAAACCGACCTTCGCTCTCCCCGCTGTCCACCCTGATCTTCGCCTCGCGCTGGTTGCAGCTGCCGCTGTACCTGGGCCTGATCGTCGCCCAGTGCGTCTATGTGTTCCTGTTCGGCAAGGAACTGTGGCACCTGATCTCGCATTCGGCCTCGATGGGCGAGCAGCAGATCATGCTGATCGTGCTGGGCCTGATCGACGTGGTGATGATCTCCAACCTGCTGGTGATGGTGATCGTCGGCGGCTATGAGACCTTCGTGTCGCGCCTGCGCCTGGAAGGCCACCCGGACCAGCCGGAATGGCTGAGCCACGTCAACGCCAGCGTGCTGAAGGTGAAGCTGGCCATGGCGATCATCGGCATCTCCTCGATCCACCTGCTGAAGACCTTCATCGCCACCGGCGCGCTGGGCGGCATCCCGCTGTGCACCCCGGAGCAGATGAACGTCGCCGCCGCCAACATCGGCGCCGCGAAGTGCGCGATGCTGACCGCCGACGGCGTGCTGTGGCAGACCATCATCCACTGCGTGTTCATCCTGTCGGCGATCGGCATCGCCTGGACCGACAAGCTGATGTCCGGCAGCCACGACAAGGCTGCCGCGCACTGACGCCGACGCCGGCGGCCGCACCGTTGCCGCCGCCGGCCTGTCCCCCACCCTTGTACGCAAGGGTGGCCGGGATGCTAGATTGCACCCTCGCTGCAGGCGACGGTGACGCCGGGAAACGTCCCCCGCCACGCCCGGACGTTGCGTCCCGGCCCTGCGAATCAACGTTTTGGTAACGTCGTCTTCTTAGAGGGGAGCAGGATGTCGCACGTCACAATGATCGCTGCCGCGCGCCGGTGGATGCCGGTTGCGCTGGCATTGGCCCTGGCGGCCTGCTCGGGCAAGGAAGAAACACCGGCTCCGGCCGCGCCGGGTGCCGCAGCACCGGCCACTGCGGCGCCCGCCACCCCGGCGGTCGCCGCCAAGGTGCAGTCGATGGGCACCGAGCAGCTGCGCGAATCGGCCAGCCAGGCACTGCGCGAGAACCGCATGTATGCCCCGGCCGGTGACAACGCGATCGAGTACTACCTGGCGCTGCGCGACAAGACACCCGACGATGCCTCGGTGAAAAGCGCGCTGACCGACCTGCTGCCCTACACCCTGATCGCCGCCGAGCAGCACCTGGGCCGCGAGGACTTCGCCGAAGCGCAGCGGCTGGTGGCGCTGATCGAGAAAGTCGACGCCTCCGCGCCCGCGCTGCCGCGCCTGAAGGAAGGCCTGGCCAAGGGCGTGCAGGCCGCCGCCAAGCGCACCGAAGACGAGACCGAGAAGGTCAAGAAGGACGCCGAGGACCGCACCCGGCAGCTGGCCGAGCAGCAGCGCCTGGCCGAACAGCGCGCCAAGGAAGCCGAAGCCGCCAGGCAGATTGCTGCGCAGCAGGATGCGACCCGCCGCGACACCGAGCGCCAGGAAGCCGAACGCCAGGCCGCGGCCCGGCGCGATGCCGAGCAGAAGCAGC from Stenotrophomonas sp. 704A1 includes these protein-coding regions:
- a CDS encoding bestrophin family protein, which codes for MIIRSRPHGWQLLYILRGSIVPAIAPKVLAILVLSIAVAAVVELAPPVGIERVSVTPFTLLGLVLSIFLSFRNSACYERWWEGRKLWGQLIFESRSLARQVHLLLADDSGRRRRIAYLTTAFAHALAARLRGRIVALVALPWLDEAQREQLGTRENVPDALLAMIAAELAQALRAGELEPILYTQLEDRLHAMSSIQAGCERILSTPLPFAYTLLLHRCAWMFCVLLPFGLASSLGWGTPVLSAVLAYAFFGLDQLGEEMEDPFGLEPNDLPLDAMVRTIEIDQLDALGERPLPEPLLPQGYLLQ
- a CDS encoding DUF885 domain-containing protein — encoded protein: MKPIALAVALALSAAPLLSAPSALAAPAAKAATPASPAWVARSNALAQILLDAQGPFQPEETGFFGVPGYDDKVADLGPDNDARYRAAMAKARDELKAKLATEKDPNVRQDLAIMIHAASQDIEGSELNEKYLLPWSDAPQTVFSGLNLLLSDQVPVERRAKALDRLKAYAGLQPGGTAFTTLARQRYEERLKDSTLLQPTTIEVQQSLDNVETYITGIESLLKKYQIAGADEAMKTLAGQMKDYAAWTRKEVLPKARADARLPAPLYAYQLKQVGIDIDPKLLMQRAQLEFMETRSAMQQLAPLVAKDKGLKVADPSDPVAVIRALKADKIADDHLEGHYRKVIDAIDPLIREHGIVDVPKRAMQMRLGSAAESAASPAPHFLPAPLVNNTGQQGTFVLPLGNPAAGPGAQYDDFNFGAAAWTLSAHEGRPGHELQFTAMVERGVSLARTMFAFNSVNVEGWALYAEAEMVPYEPLDGQMIALQFRLLRAARAMLDPMLNLGLTDRANAERVLIEQVGLSKAMATQELDRYMVRMPGQAGSYFYGYTRILELRMQTELALGAKFDRLAFNNFLLDQGLLPPDQLAEAVQQQFVPKYRTK
- a CDS encoding cytochrome c oxidase assembly factor Coa1 family protein, whose protein sequence is MTLPPPLPTPAAAAPGWWCRHWRWAMPVAVVLFLGALGGAIAWSVLRWTEAAHDSPPMREAMRRAGCSVELVQAFGEPLHAGALPLGSMQTAINGERDVGLTVALQGPHAQGRLFVKGTRSDGVWDYPVMYVLGDDKQTFDLSALDDAEAAEECELQACRERGECALTAAL
- a CDS encoding S9 family peptidase — translated: MRHLFASLALMLATSTAAHAEKLTLEAITGPLPLSGPTLMKPKVAPDGSRVTFLRGKDSDRNQLDLWTYDIGSGQTRLLVDSKVVLPGTETLSDEEKARRERQRIAAMTGIVDYQWSPDAQRLLFPLGGELYLYDLKQQGQAAVRQLTHGEGFATDAKLSPKGGFVSFIRGRNLWVIDLASGRQLQLTRDGSSTIGNGVAEFVADEEMDRHTGYWWAPDDSAIAFARIDESPVPVQKRYEVYADRTDVIEQRYPAAGDANVRVQLGVITPTADAQPRWIDLGEQQDIYLARVDWRDAQHLGFQRQSRDQKQLDLVEVALAGNTQRVLVRETSPTWVPLHNSLRFLDDGSVLWSSERSGFEHLYRIDSTGKTTALTHGNWSVDELLAVDEKAGKVYFRAGIDSARESQIYAVSLQGGQPQRLSRAPGMHSASFARNASVYVDTWSNSTTPPQIELFRANGEKIATLLENDLADPKHPYARYRDAQRPVEFGTLTAADGKTPLNYSVIKPDGFDPAKRYPVAVYVYGGPASQTVTDSWPGRGDHLFNQYLAQHGYVVFSLDNRGTPRRGRDFGGALYGRQGTVEVDDQLRGVAWLKQQPWVDPARIGVQGWSNGGYMTLMLLAKASDQYACGVAGAPVTDWGLYDSHYTERYMDLPKRNDAGYREARVLTHIEGLRSPLLLIHGMADDNVLFSNSTSLMSALQKRGQPFELMTYPGAKHGLSGADALHRYRVAEAFLGRCLKP
- a CDS encoding glutathione binding-like protein; translated protein: MIDLYYWPTPNGHKVTLMLEEAGLEYRIHPVNIGSGDQFKPDFLAISPNNKMPAIVDQAPAGGGAPLSVFESGAILLYLAEKTGRFLPADPRGRVATLEWLFWQMGGLGPMSGQMGHFNVYAPEKIPYAIERYGNEVQRLHGVMDKRLAQHAFLAGDDYSIADMASYPWIGAYDTLPADFAAFPNLKRWHDSIAARPATQRAYALRAQVNPNAGKPLSDEERKHLFGKR
- a CDS encoding TIGR00645 family protein; translated protein: MSANRPSLSPLSTLIFASRWLQLPLYLGLIVAQCVYVFLFGKELWHLISHSASMGEQQIMLIVLGLIDVVMISNLLVMVIVGGYETFVSRLRLEGHPDQPEWLSHVNASVLKVKLAMAIIGISSIHLLKTFIATGALGGIPLCTPEQMNVAAANIGAAKCAMLTADGVLWQTIIHCVFILSAIGIAWTDKLMSGSHDKAAAH
- a CDS encoding energy transducer TonB, with amino-acid sequence MSHVTMIAAARRWMPVALALALAACSGKEETPAPAAPGAAAPATAAPATPAVAAKVQSMGTEQLRESASQALRENRMYAPAGDNAIEYYLALRDKTPDDASVKSALTDLLPYTLIAAEQHLGREDFAEAQRLVALIEKVDASAPALPRLKEGLAKGVQAAAKRTEDETEKVKKDAEDRTRQLAEQQRLAEQRAKEAEAARQIAAQQDATRRDTERQEAERQAAARRDAEQKQQQAAAQQASAARQAATVAAPSLRPVSTPAPRYPAEALRSGTSGEVLMEITVGTDGSVTNARVLRATPSRIFDREALNAVKRWRFEPVNAPVTTRRTLVFAPGG